DNA sequence from the Lycium barbarum isolate Lr01 chromosome 5, ASM1917538v2, whole genome shotgun sequence genome:
tgtaccaattgttGTCATCGGGCGGATTTAACGATATTGTATGCATAGCTTGATCAATATCCGTGGGCGCATACCCACCATGTGATGACGGGGCTGCTGAGTAGAACGACTGAGGAGGACGAGCACCGAGAATACCTTGTTGGGACTGAGCTGGCCATGACTACTGCTACCACCCGCTAGGCTGCTGCCAGCCGCGAGGCTGCTGCCAGCCAGTGGTGGGGTAGGGGCACGGTGGGGTGGCCCACGGCTGAGGCCCCCAAGCAGCCCAAGGGGGGTAAAACCATGACTGGGCAGCAGCCCCTTGGTTCGGCGACGCAGCGGGCAAATTGCCTTGGGAGTTGTGCCGGCTGCCCCCGCCGCTGCTCTGTCCGTGTCCTCCGCCACCGCGGTTACTGTTGCGGTTGCTGCCGCCGCGACCGCGGTTGTTCTTCTTTCCGCGATTGTGAAAGTTTCCTCGATTATTGGAACCATTTTCAGAATTGTTGGACTGCCCATTACTAGAAAAATTATGAGGATTAATATTGTGGGAAATGAGAGCAGCATTCGACCCGTAGTCGTGAATGGCGTCGTCGCCATGGCTGTCTTCCTCAAGTTCGAGCATCGACCGGACAACGTCAAAAGATGGGAGAGGAGTACAGTGCTGTACCGTCGTTCGAAAGGTTTTATATTCCTCCGATAATCCTCGCAGAAGACGAAGCACAAGTCGTTCGTCGGAAACTTTGTGGCCGACGTTTGCGAGATTGTCTGCGAGAACTTTTAGCCTGGTGCAGTATGCTTTCACATTCGAaaaatccaccaatttggtgTTGGTGAATTTTGCATCAAGAGCAAGAGCCCAGCCAATTTGTTGTCCTGAAAGAGATGAACAAGACGATTCCATGCCTCGGCTGCGTTGTCCTCTTGATGAATGATCTTGTTAAGAAGATCATTCGATATTATACCATATATCCATTGACGAACAATGTCATCTAGCCGTTCCCATAGAGCCTTCGTAGCAAGTTTCTCTGCTGCCGGTGCCGGTGGTGGCACGGTGGGGGAGGCAGGAGGTAGTATGTGGTCGATCACCAAGTTTGCTCGGCAATGGAGCTTGAAGAGGGTAGCCCAGTTGTTGTATTGGCTTCCTTCATAGTCAAGAACAAtaggaatgcatgatttgatattgGTGACTGTAGTCGCAGGGTGCAACTTGGACGTGTCAGCCATGGAGAAGAGGTGGAGGAATGGCCGAAGAGAAGGAAGACAAAAAAATTgggcggcggctagggtttaggttGCTAAGGTTTTAGGAgagacctagtctgataccatgaaagagaatATTTGTCGTGTCTATTCTCGTTCATTCCATAGGTTAATATATATCATgtacaacataattgtaggctacaaatttggaactaatttgactaatggATTCTAACctatgctatcctaaaatagaagattacaaaatatatctAAATATTTACATACTCTAACATTGACTTTTAAAcattttcctttttttaaaacCTTATGACATGTCGTGTTGTGACTACATGatttacataaaaataaaaataaaaaagtagtcTTACGCTATTCGAGGAGATTTTAGACACGAATTTACAAATTGAAGTGTgtaaaagaatatttataaagGAAAATGTGTAAAAGGAATTTTGTGCAAGTTGAAAGAGTAACGTACCATATAATTACTccatgtatttcattttattatgCTTAATACATCGGTAGTCCGTTAAATTTGTCAGGATATTCCATTTAGTATTTTAGATCTAAGATTTATTCCAGTTTAACACCTTATCTCCAAATAAAGTGTTCTAGTTAAGTACTTTTGGTttaaatttttggaaatctttttgCGGGTGTTTTCATTCGTCTATTAAGTAGTTAAGTCAACCACGtaaaatatgtcatctccttCACATTAATCTCAAGAAAATGCTTGCGATTTTACGGCTTAGTGAGGCTAATGCCACTAAAGCTTAGGTAGATAAGTGTAACTGTAACAATCATTCGTTAGACCCGTTGTGCTAGACTTCATGCAAAGCTTGAATGTATCACAACATCCTCCGCTTACATAATTGCTATTTTGGTATTGACACTGAAATCACCCACCAAATTACTGATGTCacatagtaaaaaaaaattaagggacATTTTGATTATCTCTTTTTGGACATTCTTGAAAAAAtctttttgaaatattattcGAACATTTGTTTAGCATATAAAGAGATTTTACGGGTCGAATATTGGGTTGGAGCGGAGGTTTTTGGTTAGAATAGGTAGGGTTCGGTGTTCTTTATTTATTTTCTCGTAAAAGATAGGTGTCACGTCATTAGAAAGTGACTGGATATATAATTTGAGCAACATTTGGAATGAATTAGCAAAAGAAATATGACTTTTATAAtacaaaaggaaaaaaatgacattttgaaTTAAATAGCACTTTTGTGATACAGAAAAGAAAGGTGACCTTGTTACTCTCAAAATTTGACCCATTTCTCTCATTCAAAGTTCAGGATAAATGAGTAATATGGATTAGGACATTGTGTTTTTTAAGTTTCTTTCATGTTATGTTTACCTACTTTTTGTCAAAAAGCTCATGATTAAGTTGTGCAAAAATTTTAGATCATTTTTCACTCTCTCTCCTCACCTACCAAACCTCCTCCCAACTCAATGACAAATCAAGAAGGGGATTTGTTGGCTAACAAAGACTTAGTCGCCAAATATTACTATATTTATCTGTCTTATCAACAATCATGAGGCAATAGGGCCAGCATAATCAAACTAATGACGACAAACTAAAGAGCAAAAGGGACAAAACAAAACAATTAGTTACCTAAACCCAAAAGTGTGGGGACAATGAAAGATATTTAACTTGTTGAAGTCGATTTTCTTAATCTCTATACAACATTTTCTTCTTGAAGGAAGCCACAAAAATTTAAAATACAGTTGCTTAAGAACAAGATACAAAATATTATCAATAAGTTTAAAGATTCACAAATTAAATATTCATACAAACCATTAAAAAAAAGTTCCACTAAACCAGAAAAATAACTTAACAAGTAATGTACCAAACTCGGTGAAGACAATATCCTTTTTATCGCCTTTCCCCACGTTTTTCCTATGTTGCTCGCATCAGTattggatcctccaaaaatgcatcATTTtagaggatccgacacgcactcGGTGGCATTTCTTAAGAGTCAGAGCCCGAGCAACATAACTTTTTTCTCTTAGCGAAGTGGAAGAGGAGCACCATTCCATTCCTTCAAGCAATTAAGCAATGGATCTATCAACTTCCCTTCATTCATAGCTGTGAACACTTTGTCAAATTCTTCACCAGGGGACTGAACTTTCTCACCTGTCAAAAAGTTAGCCCCTAATTCTTCCCTCACAAACTTGTACAATGGGTATGACCTGCATTCTTTAATCCGATTACCAATAGGTGCCTTTCCATTCTCCAAATCACATCTAACACTCTCAATCTCCTTAGGCAAAACAATTCTCAATTCTTCCTCAAATGCACTAATCTTTTGGAAAATTTCAGTGTTAGAATTCTTCAATGCATGATCCACCAAGACTTGTCTTAACTTTTGCATTAAAGGGTAATTAGCACTGCAGCAATCATCAGCA
Encoded proteins:
- the LOC132642101 gene encoding uncharacterized protein LOC132642101: MADTSKLHPATTVTNIKSCIPIVLDYEGSQYNNWATLFKLHCRANLVIDHILPPASPTVPPPAPAAEKLATKALWERLDDIVRQWIYGIISNDLLNKIIHQEDNAAEAWNRLVHLFQDNKLAGLLLLMQNSPTPNWWIFRM